The Kribbella shirazensis genomic interval GACGGGTCGGTGCTGATCAACCACGGCGGCGCAGAGATGGGGCAGGGCCTGCACACGAAGATGCTGCAGGTCGCGGCGACCACGCTGGGGCTGCCGTTGGCGCGCGTACGGCTGGCGCCGACGCGGACCGACAAGGTGCCGAACACGTCCGCGACCGCGGCGTCCTCGGGCGCCGACCTGAACGGCGCGGCCATCAAGAACGCCTGCGAGCAGATCCGCGAGCGGCTGGCGCAGGTCGCCGGCGGACGGCTCGGGATCAGCCCGTCGGACGTGCGGTTCGTGGACGGCGTCGTCCGCGGGCTGTCCGGCGACGGTGTGGACTGGAACGAGCTGGTCAATCTCGCCTACCACCAGCGGGTGCAGCTGTGGGCGGCCGGGTTCTACCGGACCGAGGGTCTGCACTGGGACGCGAACGCGATGCGCGGCGAGCCGTTCAAGTACTTCGCGTACGGCGTCGCGGCGTCCGAGGTCGAGGTCGACGGGTTCACCGGGGCGTACACGCTGCGCCGGGTCGACATCGTGCACGACGTCGGCGACAGCCTGAGCCCGCTGATCGACATCGGCCAGATCGAGGGCGGGTTCGTCCAGGGCGCCGGGTGGCTGACGCTCGAGGACCTCCGCTGGGACGCGACCTCCGGCCGGCTGTCCACCCAGGCGGCCAGCACGTACAAACTTCCGAGCTTCTCCGAGATGCCGGAGGTCTTCAACGTACGGCTGCTGGAGAAGGCCCACGAGGAGGGCGCCGTCTACGGCTCCAAGGCCGTCGGCGAACCGCCGCTCATGCTGGCGTTCTCGGTCCGCGAAGCACTACGCCAGGCGGCCGCCGCCTTCGGCCCGGCCGGCACCAGCGTCGACCTCCCGTCCCCGGCCACCCCTGAGGCCGTGTACTGGGCCGTGGAGAAGGCGCGCGCCGCTGCTTTCCCCGCAGAGCGGGAGCGTGGGTGAGATGGAGTGGGTCAAGGCTGTCCAACTCCTGCGAGCCGGACGTCGTCCGGGCGTTCTCGTCACGGTGATGTCCGTTCGCGGGCATGCTCCTCGGGAGGCCGGCGCGAAGATGGTCGTTGCTGCCGACAACGTCTGGTCGACGGTCGGCGGCGGGAACCTGGAGGCGCTGGGCGTCGAGCGTTCGCGGGAGATGATCGCCGACGGTGTGACGACCCCGGAAGTGCTGACGGCGGCGTTGTCCGACAAAGCGCCGTACCAGCACGGCGTGCAGTGCTGTGGCGGTGAGGTGAAGCTGTTGCTCGAGCCGTTGCCGGTGGTGCCCTCCGTGGCGATCTTCGGGATCGGCCATGTGGGGCTGGAGCTGGCGCGGATCCTGGCGCGGCACGACCTCGAGCTGCACCTGGTGGACACGCGGGCCGATCAGCTGACGGTCGAGCGGTTGTCCGTGCTGGACGATGCGGTGGCGCAGGTACATGTTCACAACGTGCCGGTGTTGCCGGAGCTGGTCGTCGGGGAGCTCCCGCGGGGTACGCACGCGGTGATCATGACGCACGACCACGCGGAGGACGCGGCGCTGTGTGACGCGGCGATCCGCACCGATGCGCTGTCCACGATCGGCCTGATCGGGTCGAGCGCGAAGTGGACCCGCTTCCAGCGGAAGCTGGCC includes:
- the xdhC gene encoding xanthine dehydrogenase accessory protein XdhC; this translates as MEWVKAVQLLRAGRRPGVLVTVMSVRGHAPREAGAKMVVAADNVWSTVGGGNLEALGVERSREMIADGVTTPEVLTAALSDKAPYQHGVQCCGGEVKLLLEPLPVVPSVAIFGIGHVGLELARILARHDLELHLVDTRADQLTVERLSVLDDAVAQVHVHNVPVLPELVVGELPRGTHAVIMTHDHAEDAALCDAAIRTDALSTIGLIGSSAKWTRFQRKLAEDGNSAEAIARITTPIGLPELSGKEPAVIAVSVAAWLLQRFTAERQSAPAPSADRHTGSARTAVRRPAPAQREAKA